From Pelosinus fermentans DSM 17108, the proteins below share one genomic window:
- a CDS encoding MFS transporter: MTLAEKNATAAKKTMGKMTNYRWWVMMFIFVIYTVANADRANIGFALPYIREEFAMSNTEAGALISLFFIGYSLGQIPSGFLTSRFGIRKMFTAGMFLTSAFTGMMGVVDSAFHLKILRTMVGLAESPVVIGCTATINNWFPAKEKGTATGIFLAGSKVGPLIVPPLCAWIIMTFGWREIFLFFMIPGVLLSIFWYLMVRSQPGESKFVSASELQYIQTEETAVAKAERNKEYKLWWLDKIVRAKKVIPLNSSKQVFRSWDIYGAALGYFFIIGISSIMMSWLPTYLVTIKKFAIMKTAFVAASPFAGTVVGNFLGGWLSDKYLNKRRKPLMMVTAFSASLMMYSLVHAPNDPVLLAMLLFITGVFFSLGYSAFACYPMGRVDKENYPIAWGIVNTGGQLGGACFPLIVGIILDKFSWNAVFVSMAVGSMICLLIVSTIVEPVEDPLERPFR; the protein is encoded by the coding sequence ATGACCCTAGCTGAAAAAAACGCTACCGCAGCAAAAAAGACTATGGGAAAAATGACAAATTACCGCTGGTGGGTGATGATGTTTATCTTTGTAATCTATACAGTTGCCAATGCTGACAGGGCAAATATCGGTTTTGCTCTGCCCTATATCCGCGAAGAGTTTGCCATGAGCAATACGGAGGCGGGAGCTCTTATTAGTTTATTTTTTATCGGATATTCCCTTGGGCAAATCCCTTCGGGATTTTTGACGAGCCGATTTGGTATTCGCAAAATGTTTACTGCGGGCATGTTTTTAACTTCTGCCTTTACAGGAATGATGGGAGTTGTAGACTCTGCCTTTCATCTCAAAATTCTTCGTACAATGGTGGGGTTGGCAGAGTCTCCTGTTGTGATTGGCTGCACAGCGACGATCAACAATTGGTTTCCTGCAAAAGAAAAGGGAACGGCTACGGGAATATTCTTGGCGGGATCTAAAGTCGGCCCTCTGATTGTTCCTCCATTATGTGCTTGGATTATTATGACCTTTGGCTGGCGAGAAATTTTTCTATTCTTCATGATACCAGGAGTGTTATTGTCGATATTCTGGTATCTAATGGTCAGAAGTCAGCCGGGAGAAAGCAAATTTGTTTCAGCGTCAGAACTTCAATATATTCAAACAGAAGAAACGGCTGTAGCGAAGGCGGAGCGAAATAAAGAATACAAACTTTGGTGGCTGGATAAAATAGTTCGTGCAAAAAAGGTTATACCCCTCAATAGTTCTAAGCAGGTGTTTCGTTCCTGGGATATATACGGTGCAGCACTGGGGTATTTCTTTATTATTGGTATTTCCAGCATTATGATGTCTTGGCTGCCGACATACTTGGTTACTATAAAAAAATTCGCGATTATGAAAACTGCTTTTGTTGCGGCATCACCTTTTGCCGGGACAGTAGTAGGTAATTTTCTTGGTGGCTGGTTATCGGATAAATATTTAAATAAGCGCCGTAAGCCATTGATGATGGTTACCGCCTTTTCCGCAAGTTTGATGATGTATTCATTGGTGCATGCGCCTAATGATCCTGTTTTGCTGGCGATGCTGCTCTTTATTACAGGCGTGTTCTTTAGCTTAGGATATTCGGCTTTTGCCTGCTATCCTATGGGACGGGTTGATAAAGAAAATTATCCAATTGCGTGGGGGATTGTTAACACGGGCGGCCAGCTTGGCGGAGCTTGTTTTCCTCTTATTGTCGGAATCATTTTGGATAAATTCAGCTGGAATGCGGTATTTGTCTCAATGGCTGTTGGTTCAATGATTTGCCTGTTAATTGTTTCAACGATTGTTGAGCCTGTTGAAGATCCGCTGGAGCGCCCCTTCCGCTGA
- a CDS encoding helix-turn-helix transcriptional regulator — MIGIHRGVKEGWATDTDEYWSGNAGLAAQLGCVNILRWEQHWVKYFLPPEHGDSWLVDIQAAKGLFVTSAYFTLLEPVAREYRIQQTGLWICSLERGEITVIEQGKKAWILTEGVHVLVNRGRPFKLIFSNAEPLCYTSVLAFEDLIAGWLKDRPQGFGIIAPESALQENEYRVFRQQTFSLRDALRWLPPHYNMPEVILLMDQIKLETRARRLPLLYFECKVIELLALIMRNVQDEWHWKIMKQDRSSYLNYQNRQYVVRVKEELDRNFITPLHIKQLAALAEMGTTKLRQCFKLYYQVTISEYIQQARMKHALRMLSDDALSIQNIAERVGYQNASKFTAVFKQVNGCTPRQFRQAMRL, encoded by the coding sequence ATGATAGGGATACACAGAGGGGTCAAGGAGGGGTGGGCTACGGATACGGATGAGTATTGGTCGGGTAATGCGGGACTCGCAGCTCAGCTGGGCTGTGTAAACATTCTCAGGTGGGAGCAGCATTGGGTAAAATATTTTCTGCCGCCGGAACATGGGGATAGCTGGCTGGTTGACATTCAAGCCGCAAAGGGACTGTTTGTTACCAGTGCCTATTTTACATTATTGGAACCAGTTGCTCGGGAATATCGAATCCAGCAAACCGGACTTTGGATTTGTTCCTTGGAGCGTGGTGAAATTACGGTCATTGAGCAAGGGAAAAAGGCCTGGATATTGACGGAAGGCGTACATGTGTTAGTTAACCGAGGGCGCCCATTTAAGCTGATTTTCAGCAATGCTGAACCATTGTGCTATACCAGTGTGCTGGCATTTGAAGATTTGATTGCCGGCTGGCTGAAAGACCGACCACAGGGATTTGGCATTATTGCCCCAGAAAGTGCTTTGCAAGAAAATGAATATCGGGTATTTAGGCAGCAGACTTTTTCATTGAGGGACGCTTTGCGTTGGCTGCCGCCCCACTATAATATGCCTGAAGTCATATTACTTATGGATCAGATCAAGCTTGAAACGCGGGCAAGGCGTTTACCGCTCCTTTATTTTGAGTGTAAGGTCATTGAGCTGCTGGCGCTTATTATGCGCAATGTTCAGGATGAATGGCACTGGAAAATCATGAAGCAAGATCGCTCTAGTTACTTGAATTATCAGAATCGACAATATGTTGTACGAGTTAAGGAGGAGCTGGATCGAAATTTTATTACTCCGCTGCATATTAAGCAGCTTGCTGCTCTTGCTGAGATGGGGACTACCAAATTGCGCCAGTGTTTTAAATTATATTATCAGGTAACGATTAGCGAATATATCCAACAAGCCAGGATGAAACATGCATTGAGGATGTTATCGGACGATGCTTTAAGCATTCAAAATATTGCAGAACGGGTTGGTTATCAAAATGCTAGTAAATTTACAGCGGTGTTTAAACAGGTAAATGGCTGCACACCAAGGCAATTCAGACAGGCAATGAGGCTATAG
- a CDS encoding TonB-dependent receptor: MKRSLTRNKKRLLYALLCGSLFWQTPLITHAAEEAATLEQHEFSLEGVEVTASRKHISTLPPVYAGGLIARGSQVGILGNKDFLDTPFNITSYTAEFIENQQARSLAGVVASDASVRSNATSTYQETWTVRGLALGNADVGFNGLYGIVPTFSSGTEFVERVELLKGPTALLNGMSPFGSIGGSINLIAKRAGEEPVTKLTTSYNGDSQLGGHLDIGRRFGKDQQFGVRFNGVHRNGDTRFDGESEKFSAATLGLDMRGQRFRASADFGYQQRNIDAPTSSLTLADGLSIPTVPKNTFNFNPPWTYVNSKDTFGVIHGEFDLNQDWTVFASAGARQNDLDYIFGFTEMTNSLGDLTTSIASYPIKSKTHTQEIGLRGQLTTGSLRHQLALSSTRLHIDRDHLINWNIGEYSSNLYHPFWGIRPDIPAIGKIPKASDTTLSSVVLSDTLSTPDDRLQLTLGFRRQQVEVDSFSSTNGAKTSSYHESATTPAVGLIVKIRPNFSFYGNYIEGLQQGPTAPDTAVNAGEVFAPYKSKQYEAGVKLDAGTFATTLSTFQIKQPSGLTDPITHIYSLNGKKRNRGLELNIFGEPVKGTRLQGGFMLMDSKLLSTANGTFDGNTSVGTPRWTATLGAEWDTPFQPGLTLTAQAIYNGSQYLNNANTLKVAPWTRFDVGARYTFKQGGTPVTVRATVANVFNKRHWIGTTGGYLAIGAPRTLLLSATMEL, encoded by the coding sequence ATGAAACGCTCATTAACCCGCAATAAAAAGCGGCTGCTCTATGCCTTGCTCTGTGGCAGCCTATTCTGGCAAACGCCCCTTATCACTCATGCCGCCGAAGAAGCGGCAACCTTAGAGCAGCATGAATTTTCTTTGGAAGGCGTGGAAGTAACGGCGAGCCGAAAGCATATAAGCACTCTACCGCCAGTCTATGCCGGCGGGCTGATCGCCCGTGGCAGCCAGGTGGGTATACTTGGCAATAAGGATTTTCTGGATACTCCTTTTAATATCACCAGCTATACTGCCGAATTCATTGAAAACCAGCAGGCCAGAAGTCTAGCCGGAGTAGTTGCCAGTGATGCATCGGTACGCTCCAATGCAACCTCAACCTATCAGGAAACTTGGACAGTTCGCGGACTTGCGCTAGGTAACGCAGATGTTGGATTTAACGGTTTATACGGCATTGTGCCAACATTTTCTTCCGGAACTGAGTTTGTGGAGCGGGTCGAATTGCTGAAAGGTCCTACTGCTCTCCTGAACGGCATGTCACCCTTCGGCAGCATTGGAGGAAGTATTAATCTGATCGCCAAGCGAGCTGGCGAAGAACCTGTGACTAAGCTGACCACCAGTTACAACGGTGACAGCCAGTTGGGCGGTCACCTGGATATCGGTCGCCGCTTCGGCAAAGATCAACAATTCGGCGTACGCTTTAACGGTGTTCACCGCAATGGTGACACACGATTTGACGGAGAGTCGGAGAAGTTCAGCGCCGCCACTCTCGGTCTGGATATGCGCGGCCAGCGTTTTCGCGCTTCCGCCGATTTCGGCTATCAGCAACGAAATATTGATGCCCCGACAAGTTCCCTAACTCTAGCAGATGGTCTATCTATACCCACTGTTCCCAAAAACACTTTTAATTTCAACCCGCCTTGGACCTATGTAAACAGCAAAGATACCTTTGGCGTTATTCATGGCGAGTTTGATCTAAACCAAGACTGGACAGTATTCGCCTCAGCTGGCGCTCGACAAAACGACTTGGATTACATCTTTGGTTTTACTGAGATGACCAACAGCCTTGGCGACCTTACTACCTCCATTGCCTCGTATCCTATCAAATCGAAAACACATACCCAAGAAATCGGGCTCCGCGGCCAGCTTACCACTGGCTCCCTCCGGCATCAATTGGCGCTAAGCAGTACTCGGCTCCACATTGATCGGGATCATCTCATAAACTGGAATATTGGCGAATATTCGTCAAATCTGTACCACCCATTCTGGGGAATCCGACCGGATATTCCTGCCATTGGCAAGATACCGAAAGCATCGGATACCACCTTATCCAGTGTAGTACTGAGTGATACGCTGTCTACCCCAGATGATCGGCTGCAACTGACGCTGGGCTTTCGCCGTCAACAAGTCGAAGTAGATAGTTTCTCCAGCACCAACGGAGCCAAAACTAGTAGTTACCACGAAAGCGCCACCACTCCAGCAGTAGGATTAATAGTGAAAATTAGACCCAATTTTTCTTTTTATGGCAACTATATCGAAGGATTACAACAAGGGCCAACCGCGCCGGATACAGCAGTCAACGCTGGTGAAGTCTTTGCACCTTATAAATCAAAACAATATGAAGCTGGTGTAAAACTGGATGCCGGTACTTTCGCCACTACCTTGAGCACTTTCCAAATCAAACAACCAAGCGGACTGACCGATCCGATCACTCACATCTATAGCTTGAACGGCAAAAAGCGCAATCGTGGTCTGGAGCTAAATATCTTTGGTGAACCCGTAAAAGGCACTCGACTGCAGGGCGGTTTCATGCTGATGGACAGCAAACTCCTGAGCACTGCCAACGGCACTTTTGACGGTAATACCTCCGTGGGAACGCCGCGCTGGACAGCCACCTTAGGTGCCGAGTGGGATACCCCCTTCCAACCGGGATTGACGTTAACAGCGCAGGCGATATACAATGGATCGCAATATCTAAACAATGCCAATACTCTTAAAGTTGCTCCCTGGACCCGCTTTGACGTAGGTGCCCGCTATACCTTCAAACAAGGCGGTACGCCAGTGACCGTGCGGGCCACGGTAGCCAATGTTTTCAATAAACGTCACTGGATAGGAACTACTGGAGGTTATTTGGCCATCGGTGCACCACGCACGCTGCTGCTTTCCGCAACCATGGAATTATAA
- a CDS encoding sulfite exporter TauE/SafE family protein, with product MLIVLVMFALGLLLGFIGAGGAGVVIAVLTVVFGIPIHTALGTSLSAMIFTMISGAYSHFREGNVVVKNGAAIGIFGAIGAFIGAQIAAGLPAKELKWMTACMLLLSALLLWLRIFFANKGIFAQSESEAGPTGISFWLTASGLGLVTGVLSGTFGIGATPFIQIGLLVFFHMSIHQSAGTTMLVILPIALLGGLGYLTAGHLDVLLLFKVTIGLIVGAYIGAKFTRRLDPFILKISMVAVPIFGGLLLLFGR from the coding sequence ATGCTGATTGTTCTTGTAATGTTTGCATTAGGGTTATTACTTGGTTTTATTGGTGCCGGGGGTGCCGGTGTGGTGATAGCGGTTTTAACCGTAGTATTCGGTATTCCTATACACACTGCTTTGGGAACGTCTCTTAGCGCTATGATTTTTACTATGATATCGGGTGCATACAGCCATTTTCGAGAAGGGAATGTGGTGGTGAAAAATGGCGCAGCAATTGGTATCTTTGGTGCTATAGGTGCTTTTATTGGAGCGCAGATTGCAGCTGGTTTGCCGGCGAAAGAGCTTAAGTGGATGACGGCCTGTATGCTGCTGCTATCAGCTCTTTTGCTTTGGTTAAGAATCTTTTTTGCTAATAAGGGAATTTTTGCACAAAGTGAAAGTGAAGCTGGTCCTACTGGAATATCTTTCTGGTTAACGGCCTCCGGTCTTGGTCTTGTTACAGGGGTTTTATCGGGAACCTTTGGAATTGGTGCTACTCCGTTTATTCAAATTGGCTTATTGGTCTTCTTTCATATGTCTATCCACCAGTCGGCGGGTACAACCATGCTTGTCATTCTGCCGATTGCATTATTGGGCGGCTTGGGCTATTTAACAGCTGGTCACTTGGATGTACTGCTGCTGTTTAAAGTAACCATAGGGCTGATTGTTGGCGCTTACATTGGCGCAAAATTTACCAGACGCTTAGATCCATTTATTTTAAAGATTTCCATGGTAGCCGTACCCATATTTGGCGGGCTGCTGCTGCTGTTTGGCCGCTAG